CAGAGCGATGCTCCACTGGAGAAATTCCAGCAGTTGGCAGGACACGGAAAAGCCATCTTTGGCGGGCAGAAAGGCCATTTCCTTAAGGCTCCCATTTGGAAGCAAGAGGGCTTGGTAGATAAGCCAGGCGGGCAGATAGCCACAAACCCACCcgccctctccttccttccccccaGAGAGATGCCCACCGCACCGTTCGCACCCAGGCTTGTCCCTGCTCCACAGACTCGCCCCACCCCGGCGGTCAGGGGTCTCGACCCGGTGCCTTTTCCTACCTGGCTTTCTCGGGGCCTCCCCCACCCGCCTGCCTCGCCTCGCCCGGGgctagggagggaaggagggtcgTGGGCAGGTGCGGGGCAGTTCGTCCGCCAGGCGGGTCCCCGGGGGAGGGGCAGGCGTTCGCGGTGACGGAACAGAAGCCCCGAGAGCCTCGGCACTGCCTCCACGGCCTCGGCCCGGCGGCGGCCACTCGTGCGCCGCTGGTCGGGGGCGCAGGGTCGGCGCACTCGGGGCCGACGAACAGCAGCTCCCGCCGCCGGCCACTCGCCGGCTGGCCGGGGAACCCGACGAAGCCTCCCAGCCcaggggcggcggcggcgagaccccgccccgcccggccggCCCGCGCCTATCGCGGTTCGCGGCCTGGTCACGCGGAGAGTGGCGCCGTGGGCTTGGGGCCagcgcccggcggcggccggagTCGCGgtgggccggggccggggcgggggcggagggtAGAAATAGCGGCGGGCGGGCCGCGCCAGTCCCGGAGCCGCGCGGAGCCGACCGAGCCACGCCGAGGGCGCCAAGCGAGGCGGCCGAGCCCGAGCACCCATGCTGCTGCCGCTGGCCTGGGGCTCGCTCTTCTTCCCGGGGCTCTTCGGGCTCTGCACCTGGGGGCTGCGGCGCGCGCGGCCCGCCTGGACCCACAGTGACTGCGTGATGATCAGCACCAGGTACGGGGCGAGgccgcgcccgccgcccgcccggcccCCCGGCCCGGTTGCGCCCGCCCCGCGCGGAACCCAGGGCGGAAAAGGGGGGCAACAGGAAGCGAGGGGGCTGCCTCCACGGTTCTCGCCCCCTCTGCGGCGCTGGCCCCAGAGCTCCGAAGACCCTGTGCGTCCTGCCCAGGAGGGAAGGAGACGGAGGAGGCGGGAGGGTGGGAGGCCGCCCACACCGATGAGCATCGGGAGGGACATCTCCGTGCTGCCGACATCTGCCAGCTGCCTTGGGGTTCGGGAGCGCGCTGGCGGCCCTACCATTTTCCTCCGCTCCCTGGCTGCCTAGGGAAAGTCAGGTGGAGTTCCGGCTTTACGTCCACAGGACGGGATTGAGCGCGTCCCCCGCCTCCCTTTTTGTTTTCTGCCCCTCTTTAGGCTGGTTTCTTCAGTGCAGGCTGTGTTGGCCACCGGGTCCGGGATCATCATCATCCGTTCCTGTAGAAACGTGGTCTCCGACAGGTAACATCCAATGCCAGGTGAAAGCTGCACAAATCACAGGGCTTAACTTTTTCAAACTTTCCATATTCGAGTGGCTCACAGGCACTAGTTCTTTATCAGCATATACTGTCAGGTAGCTGATTAATGGGTAAAATTTGGGCACCATAATCagttccctcctctcctcacctcttTCAGCATTGCTAGCTTAGGAGAAGGTAAACTGAAGAAATGCTACAGAATGAGAGAGTCTAAGTCTGATTTAAGGTGCTGTGTTAGAGGACCGTGTGGTCTATCAATCCAAGTTCTTTATGGGACAGATCAGTGTGAAAATTATTCAAAAGTGCAAGTACGGCTTTTGCTTCCTTTAAATGATCTCGGTGGGGCCCCTACTCTGGAGCATTTACTGGCCAAGATGTATCCAGTGTGGTTGCAGAGCCCTTCTATGGAAAGGAACAGATCCATCATCCCTTTCCTTACAAATGCTGCTCTTATATTTCCTCTGGGTTTGTTAAAGGTGATGAGTTTTGTGGAACTTTCAGAAAACTGAATTGTATGTGTTTTAGAGCTCAGTCCAGAGGCAGGACAGGAAATGTGCATCCAGAGAAACAAATCAAATGCCAGACAGGTGTACTTTGTATAGTATTTAGACCTGGGCAGTGGTGGTCCCCCTCACCTCCTTTTAAAGCCACCCTTTTCACCTGTCCTCCTAGAACCACCCCCTTCCTCACAAGTTGAAGAGCGATGGTCAGATGTGCAGGGAAAGTTAATAGCCTTTTCTGATCCTTATGTTGACTCTGCAAAGTGTCCTGCTTTTCCGCCTGTTGAGGCTGGAATGGGAGGGAAGCCTGAGGGGGGCATCTATCTCACTGTGACCTGCAAATTTAGTGCCTGGATCTTACTTGGGGTTAATCCTGCCATCATGGTtcttgtgctttttttcttatgCCTCTTTTTAGACAAAACTAGTTATTGGCGATGAATTGTAGATGCTGAGAAGATAGTCATATGACTGATTGCTTACACCAAGGGCTAACAGCATTTGCTTGGCTGCATTCAGTTTGtaattgagcattttctgatcaTGCAGCAAGCTCCGTCACTGCCTCCAGTTTATCAGGTCAAACTTGAAACCTGCTTCCTTTGCAGAGATTAAACTAAGACAAATGCAGCCCCACAGCATTGACGGGAGCTGACTTGAGGGCAAGCAGCAGGCAGCTGCTACACATTTCAGAAAGAGATCTGGGCACAATTAACTTTCAGTTCCATAGCACTGTTCTCCCCTCAGAAGCCGTATCTTAGTGGCTTGAGCCTTGTAGCAAACCTGACTTTGGCTTGCAGGGTCCTCCTCCTTTTGTGTATCTTTATGCCTTACATTCTCTGCTTGCAAAATGTAGACAGACACCACCTTTTTGTGCCCTCACCTTACATGGATGCACAAGGATGCTCTAAAGTCACCTagatcatcaaaaaaaaaaaaaagccttttggaGTTCATATTCTGTACACCCAAATGTTTTCCTATTatgtgtcttttcattttatgccTTCATATAGAATGTCTATAGATAGGAGAAGGTATCTGTGAATCCCCCAAAATAATTTCATCAGATTCTTAGAGATCCAGATCCCTAAAAAGGCTGAGGGTCACAGCTCGAGGCAGTCTCTCAATTTAAACACTTTAATGTGGATAGTACTTTTTACATTTAAAGGGACTTTCACacatctagtttttttttaatcttcacaataactttGCCAAGGAAATAAGACAAAGatgattatcttcattttataaagaaagcTAAGGTCCAGGCTACTGGTAGCTAAGGTTACAAACCAGATCTCTCACTAGCAACTTTTCAGGGAATTCAACTAACAGCCACAATTTCACATCTTATTGAACTGGTAGTATGTGCAAAATATTAAAACCTTAGGCTCCATTCAAGGGAAGTGGTCAGCTATATTTCAGCTGAGCTTTCAGTAGCTCTTCATAGTTATTTTACTAGGAATTGCTTCAAGAAAGCACTGGACACCACAGATGGGCAGTAGAATAAATACTGCATCTTTTTGCCTCAGTGGAACTTGGCTAATTAATTTGCCTGCATGTGTATTAAATTTGCTGTCacctgttttattgtttttttattaaTTGGTTATGCTGTGGTAAGCACGGGTGCTCGACAGAACTCTGTTGACTTAGTGGATCTAATCCTTCCCGGGATAGCACATAATTTCAGTTTAGGGTTTTTTTCACATGTATTTTCTGTAGAGAGATTATTTATCATTTGGGAGTAAAATTTTGGAAATTATAGAGACTTCCCTTCTAATCTGCTCTGGGACAGTGATAAATTTTGACTCAGCTGATATTGACTCCACCCCTCTGGACGAGTAAATAGGAACACTGTCTCTTGTCCTAGCTTCTCTTCTGGCACCTGACTGCTGTAAGGTAGTCCCTGAACTCGGGGCTCATTTCCAGACATATTTCTCTTAATGAGTGAAACTGGGTTTAGCTGTAGAATTGTAAGGAAACTAGGCAGGGTTGCTTCCCAGAACCTCCCTAAAGTGGGGCTGCAAACAGATGCACGAGGAAACTCCCAACTGTTGAGTAACTGAGTGGAGTTAAACTGGAAATATTGGATTTGAGATTTGGGCCACCTTCCAAACCAGTTTCTTGGTGGGGCTGTTGAACCATTGGTAGACATATCTATATCAAAGTCAGCTTACATCACAAAATACCAGAAAATCCATTACAAATGAGTATCAAGATCAGGCAAATAGTGACATGTGGTGCTGAGTGAGTTCTTGCTTTCTGCCTTGGACACTTACGAGTCTGCCCTGTAATTTGTTCACTCTCCTTATCTGTCAGTTTCAGCATCTTCATGGTAAAGTATTTGGAGAGAAAACAGATAATTAAATACAAAGCTGAAGCAAATGTGTTTTAAGAAGAGGTTGGCTTTGTGCCCCCCTAAATGATATCCATAATTACTCCACGGACCATCCTTATGCTCTCTTTCAGGCACTGGCTTGCTCGAGAATATGTCTGGTTTTTGATTCCATACATGATATATGACGTCTACGCCATGTACCTCTGTGAATGGTACCGAACTGGGGACCAAAACAGCAGACATTCCCTCACCATTTTCCGAAACTTCCTAAGTAAAAACCGCCTCATGATCACACACCACGCAGTCATTCTCTTTGTCCTTGTGCCGGTCGCACAGGTAATGGCCTCCCAGGACAGCCACCAGCAGGCTCAGGCACTTGTTTCTCCTATTGAACTGGGCATCCCATTACTTAGGAGTCAGATTGcgcctcctttctttccctttcctcctgcAACCCCCTGCCCTCTGGCCAGCTGCTTCCACAGTGAAACACCCCACTCCACCAGGCACATCGTGTAGAAAGGAATTCAATCTGAAATGTTTGAGACCCCCTTTACCAGCAATCCCCCAGCCCCCTGTGATTCCATAGCACCTGTCCAAGGTTCTGCCTTTAGTTCACACAATATAAAAACaatgtacaaaacaaaacaacataaaaattgttttaaagaaataagagtGGCTCAGTCAACTGGTTATCTGCTCTACCAATGCCCAGAGAGGGCTGTCTGCATTATTTTGATGTCCCAAAAGCACAGACTCTCAAAGCAAATAGCCTCATAAATATCTCCCCAGATCtactttttcccatttaaaaacgCCCCACCAACAAGGAAGAGACATGAGAATACAGAGAGGAAACTAGCCATTCCTGAGTGTCTACCAGGTGACAGGCGCTTGATTTAAAACTCATAGCCTTTGATCATTAGGAATTAttagaaataatcagaaataagAATTAGAAATTGTTAGTCCTATATCCTAGATGAAGAAACCGACTTCCCTCACCCAGTGGTACTAAAACACAGAACCGCTATTCTATGCTCTCTTGCTTTTTTCCAAGGATAAAAAGAGAGGCAGAGTGCATTACCTTCTTTAACAAGTCTCTCTCCTGATTGTGCTGGGACCCTACTatctagcacagggcctggcacatattTTGTTGAACTGAACTGGCTTAAGTGCCCTTGGCCAAGTGACCGAGTTATAGACCCAGAAGTAGGCTGCAGCTTTCGGCTGATGTGGAAATTCAGAGAAGCTCGGTGTGTGATGCAATCAGCCCACCTGCAGCTGCCTCTGGACCCTGGGGATTTGACCCCTGAGCACCACTGCTCTGGAGGCCGTGGGGTATGAACTGTGCTGCGCTGGCCCACTAAGCACTTCCCTTTCCCTGTGTGGTTGCCCTTTTCAATAGCCCCAGGTAGAATTTTCCTTCCGAGGTTCCTTAACttctattgtttttctctcttctcttttcatcTGCAGAGGCTTAGGGGAGAGCTTGGGGACTTCTTTGTTGGCTGCATCTTCACGGCAGAACTGAGCACTCCATTTGTGTCGCTGGGCAGAGTTCTGATTCAGGCACGTATGAACCAAGTGGTAGAGACAGTACCGAGGGAACGGACTCTGCTCTACCCTAGTAGACTGCAGGGTCTGGAGACACCCCCTTAGTGCGACGAGTAGGCGGGTAGGAGAACCATGAACAGACTGAAATGTCAGTTGGTCTTCCGAGCCAGAGGGGACCAAACTACATTTGATTCAAATTTGACCCAGTCCTTTATATATACTTTTCCTGGCCACAGATCTTTTCTCATCCAGGGCTCCTGTTCCGGGGCTACTGTCAGCTGGGTGGCTTAGGTCAAATTTAACATCACTGCTGGAAAGAATACAAGGctctatgcatatatacatatggcaGCACTCAATCAGCTTTTCTGCAAGTGTCGGAAACGGAGAGGCTTAGCCTTGACGTCGTGGGACTCAGGCCAGTCATTCCCCGAAGGTGACCCTGCACAttccccttccctcttcttttgcAGCTAAAGCAGCAGCACACCCTGCTGTACAAGGTGAACGGAATCCTCACGCTGACCACCTTTTTCTCCTGTCGgatcctcctcttccccttcatGTACTGGTCCTATGGCCGACAGCAGGGACTGAGCCTGCTCCAGGTGCTGTTCAGTATCCCTTACCACTGCAACGTGGCCAATGCCATCCTCATCGCTCCCCAGATCTACTGGTTCTCTCTGCTGTGCAAGAAGGCAGCCCTGCTCTTTGATGCTCCCCCAACCAAAAAGGATGGTTAAGTGCTCCCGGGAGTCAAGCAGTAAGGGTGCCTCCCCACACTAGCTGCCTCCTCCACTCCAGTATTCCGTGGACCAAATTGTGCGCTGGGTGGCCTCAGCCTTTTGGGTACTGATAAGCAGATGGCTTTGAGTTTTTCTAAAGAGTATTCAGATTACCTCCCTCTTCTAACCTGCCCCTTTGGCAAAAGCACTTTTCTTGTAATAATGACTATTGGATCCTGTCAGACCTCTGTCAGCAACACGGCGGTTTGAATGCAAGCCCAAAGTGATAAGTAGTGGGACACCTGCCTGGCCCTGATGGAGGTGGGCTCCCCACCTTTCCAACCACTAAGGGCAGTATCCACACACCCTGGGCCAGCAGAAGCAAGTGATGACTCGGTTCTCAAAATAATTTCTTGTGACATTGGCCTTGGAAAATTGTTGTGGGTCGGCAGTTCTTCATTGTTTGCTAGATAACCCACTGGTCCTTTGCCTCATCCTTTCATCCGTGTGCCAACATTGAATTCTCCTATCTACCGACTTCCAATCAGAAAtctcaggcaggaggcagggatggGAGCCTGAAGCATTTGACTAGGTAGGAAGGCCAACAGGTCAGCCCCTCTGCAGGCTGACTTGGCAAGACCAATGTCCAACTTGTGAGCCTGTTGCCAACAGTCACAGATGTTACTCCCTTTTTACCATGTCCCCCAAGCCCAACTTTCCCCACATCCACACACACGGAATGTGCTTGTTAAAAACTATAGGGGTAAAGTGAAATGATGGCTACCGTGCTATTCACTGGGTAACCCCACCCTCTGACACTGTCCTTCTCATATGAAGTGGAAATGGACTTCTGTATTCTCAACCACAAGACGTCTCATCTAGATTGCTTCCTGATAAGCCGGAGCTTGTGGTCCAAAGCCCGCGCCTATGTGAGTTACCACCATTTAGCCACAGAAGGCTGGAGACTAAGAATACAGGACAGCCCTGGCCGAAGTACGTGGACTGACTCCTCCACCTGCCGTTTGCAAAAAGGATCCTCTGGTGCCAACACTAACTGTTCCTTATCAACAGGGATGGATTTTAGAAACTGCTACCATGAAGTTTTTTCCCAAGTGGTAGT
This portion of the Vicugna pacos chromosome 16, VicPac4, whole genome shotgun sequence genome encodes:
- the TLCD3A gene encoding TLC domain-containing protein 3A isoform X2 yields the protein MLLPLAWGSLFFPGLFGLCTWGLRRARPAWTHSDCVMISTRLVSSVQAVLATGSGIIIIRSCRNVVSDRGLGESLGTSLLAASSRQN
- the TLCD3A gene encoding TLC domain-containing protein 3A isoform X1, with translation MLLPLAWGSLFFPGLFGLCTWGLRRARPAWTHSDCVMISTRLVSSVQAVLATGSGIIIIRSCRNVVSDRHWLAREYVWFLIPYMIYDVYAMYLCEWYRTGDQNSRHSLTIFRNFLSKNRLMITHHAVILFVLVPVAQRLRGELGDFFVGCIFTAELSTPFVSLGRVLIQLKQQHTLLYKVNGILTLTTFFSCRILLFPFMYWSYGRQQGLSLLQVLFSIPYHCNVANAILIAPQIYWFSLLCKKAALLFDAPPTKKDG